A single window of Rubripirellula lacrimiformis DNA harbors:
- a CDS encoding response regulator transcription factor yields MSSVKHRILLVEDDVPLASMVQEFLVEHRFEVAIERDGNTAIERIQRDSFDAVVLDIGLPGTDGFSVCRSVRPKYSGPIIVLTARGEEIDEVIALEVGADDFMSKPVRPRALLARLKLHLRRGDKPENPVSEKAILVDDLRIDVASRCVAIAGQDIELTTAEFDLLVYLAKRAGTVVDRKEIYVDLLELPYDGMDRSIDLRVSRLRRKLNDDSGQPTRIKSIRGVGYLMAKST; encoded by the coding sequence ATGAGTTCCGTGAAGCATCGAATTTTGCTGGTCGAAGACGACGTACCGCTGGCGTCGATGGTGCAAGAGTTCTTAGTCGAACATCGGTTCGAAGTTGCCATCGAACGAGACGGCAACACAGCGATTGAGCGAATCCAGCGGGATTCCTTTGACGCCGTCGTGCTGGACATTGGACTGCCGGGGACCGACGGGTTTAGCGTCTGCCGCAGCGTTCGGCCCAAGTACAGCGGTCCCATCATTGTCCTGACCGCTCGCGGCGAAGAGATCGACGAGGTGATTGCCCTGGAAGTCGGCGCCGACGATTTCATGTCCAAACCGGTCCGCCCCCGTGCATTGCTGGCACGATTGAAACTGCATCTGCGGCGTGGTGACAAGCCAGAGAATCCGGTCAGTGAGAAAGCCATCTTGGTCGATGATTTGCGGATCGATGTCGCTAGTCGGTGTGTCGCGATCGCGGGCCAGGATATCGAACTAACAACGGCAGAATTCGATCTGTTGGTCTACCTTGCCAAACGTGCTGGAACGGTGGTCGATCGCAAAGAGATCTATGTGGATCTGCTTGAATTGCCATACGACGGCATGGACCGATCGATCGATCTTCGTGTGTCTCGGTTGCGGCGCAAATTGAATGACGATTCGGGTCAACCGACGCGAATCAAATCCATTCGCGGCGTGGGATATCTGATGGCAAAGTCAACATGA